The sequence below is a genomic window from Monodelphis domestica isolate mMonDom1 chromosome 2, mMonDom1.pri, whole genome shotgun sequence.
ATTTGATCATTGGGTCCCAAACAAACTCACTTAAATCTGTGATGGGGTGGGGGGGTAGAATGGATGGGGGAGGGACCAACTTTACTTACTTGGATATTAATAACTATTGCCTTGAGtataacacactaatttctcactccacacagtggtcatccagtctttgcttgaGATGGCAATATGGAAGATTGGAAAGAGAGTGGTGACTTTAGCATTaaaggacctgagttctagttctaCCTCTAATAGTTACTGCCCAtgtgtaacactgggcaaatCCCATGAATCACAaattcctcttctggaaaatgatAGGGCTGGACTGGATGTTTCTGAGGTTCCCTTCCAACTAGGTGTCTTTGACCCTCTGAGGCTATTAGCTTActacaaccttgggcaagtttcctccttgggcctcaatttcctcatctgtaaaatggtgaagTTGGAGTGCCTGGCTTCTGAGTCATCCCATTCCAATTCTGAATATCATTCTATGAGCTACATAAAGGGAAGACTTATTCTGGTCTTGGACAGTTCTCAGTGAGAAAGTTTTTCCATATGCAAAGCCCAACTTTGACCTTGTATGGTTTTCACCTGTGGTTCCTAGGTAGTAGGACTTCTACTAGGCAGTCCATCAAGTACCCGGAGGTGTTGAGTCCTTAGCCAGAGCCTATATGGACCTCTGGAAATAACTAGAACTCAGCTCAGCTCCACACGAGTAGAGCACTTGAGGGGGGCTTCACAAACACCCCCATTATACCTGATGACCTTGTTTTATGGaacccccaaatttacctttgtcccttgggaactCCCCACTGACTTTCATCTTAGATTGAGCAATAGACCATTGAGCATCCATTAAGCATCCTGAATAGGAGTGATAGAAGTATTCAAGCCTTAAGTACCCTTTTGGTCTTCTCCCTTTAGCCTCTCTTATGTCCCTCCCTGGTACCCCAGCCTCAGGCTAcaacctctttcccaagcctcctGGTAACCATTCTGGGTGTGTTTCCTTTCCTAAATTCCCCAGAGTGTATATAGGAccccccaagttcttcagttcattgGAAAATTCCCTTTTGAGGTGCCTTTTCCCCAAGacagtgttcccagagtcccagagcctgCCTCTGTCCATGGTATCTTACACATGGACTCTGTGTGGTTGCCAATAGAGCATCATCTCCCTGGTTCTGATTAAAGACTTTTCCTTTAACTACTTTGGGGGTTTTCAAGGTTGCACACCTAAATCTAGGACATCTCCCCTTCCTGAACCTATGCTTGTAGAATGAAGTCCACACCCCTTCCAAATCAGTAATACCCCAATACTATTGAACCTCCTACACTACTTCCTTTAGGCTCAGGCATGTTTCAAGTATGAGCCTTCCATCTTCCCCAAGGTAGAAGGCAAGACACATGGTGACATCCTGCTCTGGGagctgtcagagctgggaaatcAGGGAACCTGCAGTCTAGTCCTACCATCTGCCACTAAAACCTGTTGTGTGATCAAGAAATTGATAAAGTAATTTTCCCTCTCTAGATTTATTTCCTCCTCTAAAGTACAGGGGCTCCAACTAGAATCAGAAACtataagagctggaaggaagcttaGAGGTCACCTAGTACAACTCCCTGGAACCAGGAaggcaagaagactcatcttcctgagatcaaatccagactcagataattaacaagctatgtgaccctgagcaagtcacttaacctgtttgctttggtgtcctcatctgtaaaatgagctggaaaagaaaatggcaaatcactccagtaccaTTTGTCTCCAGTACCTGATTGATGGGAGTTAGACCAAGAGAATACTGAGGCAAGAGTGTGGTGTTATAGTGAAGCTTTATTGGAGGCAAGGAGGGGcaagggggggaaggaaagaaaagggggagatCAGTACCAGCAAAGATGACTGTTGAGTCTCCATCTGAGTTTAGATGGGTTTAACCTCACATGGGATTGTCATCAGGGATGAGGTCACCTGAATTCCCTCTATTGGTTAAGTTGAGCTACTTGGACCAACCTCGTTGCATGGTCCTAAGTGGGGGAGAGGGGATGGAACCTTGGCCTCTAGGGGAGGGGAAAGTTCCCAGGTTTGATGGATGGGCTAAGGAATGGACAGTCTTGGGGTCCTGCTAGGCAGATGTTGGGACTGACAGGTGCTAGATGGGAGGGCCTGTTAGCTTCTGTAGggattggggggaaggggagttttgatctcatggtctatcatcaaccactccagtatctctgcccaaaacaccccaaatggggtcataaagagtcagtcacaactgaaatgactgaacaagtacaGACTgcctacagaggaagaaactgagtccgcAATTGAAGATGGTTTAACCAAAGTCTTGTGTCAATACTTTGATTCATCTGAATGAGAGTACTCCCTCCAATGAAGAAAGTAGCCCAATCATGCCTTCTTATTCATTGCCTCTTGTCCAAGCCTTTCCCAAAATATCCCACAAGGAGTCCGCCCAGGTTCTGGCTTGCCTTCCTCAAGCTTAAGGCAATgtagttcagtggaaagagctctgatcCTGGCGATTCAGAGCAGTTGGTCAAAGTACAaagctgcatattgacttagaaaaatctCAAATCAAAactatgttttattatttatttcatttaacatttcccaattatgctttttttaaacctaatacaagtattggttctaaggcaaaagaatggtagcagctaggcaatgggggttaagtgacttggccagagtcacacagctaagaagcatctgaggtcaaatttgaactcaggacctcccatcttcagggctgagtctctatccactgagccacctagctatcctctCCCAATTACACTTTAATTTGATTCAGAGGCACTGGGGAGTTTTATCTGGATAGTTTGGCACATCTGGGTGGCTAgtggggagacctgggttcagaatCTAGCTCTATGACCATGAATGGgtgtgtttcctcatctataaaataggggaaGGGTGGACTCAATATCCTCTAAGGCTCCTCCTTAATCTAAATCTGGCTCTAAATTTATGGTCCTATGATCTCacgagggcagctgggtggcacaatggataggacactgggcttggaatcagacagactcatcttcctgagatcaaatcaggcctcagacatttactagctctgtgtgtgaccctgtttgcctcagtttcctcatctataaaatgacctggagaaggaactagcaaaccactccagtatctttgctgaggaAACCCCAAAACAGGGTCATAAAGAGCCTAAGGAGactaaaatgattcaacaacaaatgATCTCACTAAATGGAATGTAAACTCTTGGAAAGGGATTTGTTTCATTCTTGTCTGTTTCTCCATGGCCTGTCCTTTACTCATgatagatgcctaataaatgttaaCCAGGTGATGGACCTCGATTCGAATCCTCCCAGTGATGCTTCCCACAAGGAGACCTCCTTGAAGTTATCCATCTTCCTTAAACCTCATTTGCCTCTGCTGCAAAACAAAAGGGTCGAAGTAGATCTTTGTGAAGCCTCTTCCAGCTCTCTATTTAGGATTCTGAGATCTCTTGGCCTTAGGTGGTGGTTGTACGTTGCCCAAGATCTTTCTGGGGAGACCAGTTCTGTGACTCCATTAGCCTGGGGACGTCTCCTTCTGCCAACTCAGATCTGAGCCTGCTCTGCAACATCTCATCTTCCGCAATTTTCTGGAGGGAccgaggggttaagtgacttgcccagagtcatacaaacAATATATCTTAGAGGGAAAATAGGAACCCATTTCtccctgactctgaggccagctctccatCTGTTTCAGCCCACTGCCTCTTTTACAAAATATTCAGAGTAAACACGGAGTAATTTCCTCAGCATAGACTCTCACACACACTTAAGAAAAAtactccagaggacagggaggtgactcagtggattgaggacacttcctagctgagtgaccctgagcaagtcccttaacccccattgcctagtcctttctgctcttctgccttggaacgaagatggaagggaagggtttaaaaaaagtactcCAGAGCTCCCCAAACCTCTTGGGCTTAATAATTACAAGTTTACAAGTGGTTGTTGGTCCCATTGTGTAAACTAGATAGTATAAGCATtattatgctttttatttttttattttgaaaccctcaccttccatcttggaatcaatactatgtattagctccaagacagaaaagtggtcagggctaggcaatgggggtcaaatgacttgcccagggtcacacagctgggaagtatatttttttttaaaccctcaccttccatcttagaatcaatactgtatattgactccaaggcagaagagtggtcagggctaggcaatgggggttaagtgacttgcccagggtcacaaagctgggaagtgtccgaggccacatttgaacccaggacctcctgactctaggcctggctctccatccactgaactacccagctgcccccatgctcTTTTTAGAGATCAAAAAATggatagattaagtgacttgtccagggtctcacagatagCCAAAGGCTTAGACAATCACTAGGATACTTCAACCTGACTTCCTTTAGTCCCACATTGGCAGCCAACCATCCTGAAGCTACTTCTATCACCCCTGTACTTCCCTTTGTCTGTAGGTGAGAAAAGAATAGATAAGGACTGAAGCAGCTAAATAGCACATGgatgagtgccaggcctgaagtcaggaggacttgggttcaaatctggcctcagacacatcctaacgtgaccttggataagtcacttaaggaGGGCAGCAACCACCTGTCCTTCCTGCTGACTCTCCCCCCTCTATTGCCCTCCCTGTGTCTCCTCCCAAACCAccactctcctcttcctctctcatcttcagccttcttcctccttttcccaccCTTTCCCAGAGCCGTCTCCCTCCTCCATGACTTCTGCTGACCCCCTTAAAAGCTCCCCCCAGTGGGATGAGAATAGGACTCAGCCAAGGGCTCTTCAAACTTAGGTCTCGGTGTGGTAGGGAGGTCTTCATTGTACTACATGGGAGCATTcccttttccttaaaattattttgtttcctttttttaaaatatcacctaTATTTCTCCCAGCACCCCTCctgcttccccctcccagagagccatccctttgaacaaagaatatttctaaaagaggaagaaggaaaaaagaaatcaggaagatcagtcAACACATCAGCAAGGCTGACGTAACAAGCAATATCCCTTACTTCTGCAAAGGGGCGGGAGGGGTGTGTCTTCTCACGGTTCTTGTTTAGGTCGACGTCATCATTGTATTTTGAAATAACCCTGCTCAGACTTTGTAGTTTACATTTACAAAGTCTGTGTTTACTTACTCAGGTGCAAAGTGCACATGACACACACAGGTAGAATAGAAGCTCACTGAGGCCAGACagactttttattttgtcttggtatGCCCAGCACATAGCATAATttacttaatgaatattgaatGAACCAGCTTGATTCTTTGCCAAATACCCAGGCTACTAGTAGGCACCCCCAGGTCGGAGGAGGGTCAACAAGCATAAGGAGTTGGGGAGACTGCTAACTCCAAGTTCAAGCCCCAGAAACAAAGGAGGAGCCCAGGCAACCATGATTCCAGCTAGTCTGAGACCAGGAGCACTGAGCAGCAGGCTCTCCTGCCTCCGTTTAGATGGGTCCCCTTGGTCTTCATCAGAAACAGAATGAGAGGAATCAGCATAGCCCATGGTCCAGATGTTGTAGCAGATGAGGTTTATCCACTAGGGCCTGGAGGGCAGAGCATCAGCCTTCTTGACAGTCAGAAGCGTCCCATAGTCCTGCAATCAGTGTCAAGGATCCATCAAATCCCCAGGACAGGTCATGGAGTCAAAAAAGGATTAGGGCTCTGAGTCTTCAGTGGAGTTGGAAGCAGAGAATGTAGTCCTGTAGGAACAGAGGGGAATTTCTGGTATATTGTTCTCCCCACCTTGCTACAAAGTCTGAGAGGAGATTGTGGGTTCTTGAGCAGTAGAGGATTTCTAGTTCAATACCAGGTTTGAGGAACTACCCCCTGAAGATCACTTCTCCATGGTCAACCCTGCAGTGAGAACAGGAGGGGTGGCATCGGCGACCACTTAAAAGCCTTCAGAAGGGCATCAGTTAACGCCTGAGCCAGCAATCTACCACCTCCAATCTCTATCCAGCAGAAAGATCCTTTCAGAGGTCTATGTGTTTAAGATTTGTATCTAGAGTCGCTCTATCAAATCCAGCTTGGATTCatttaggaaagttaaaaatTCTTAGGcaaatcctttcccctctctgggctcTATAGATGGGGCTGCACAGGACAAATATTTGAGTTTGAGGtcatgggaaggagagaggagaaacgTGGGGCCCCAGGGCAGTGGCTGGGAGATAGGGAATAAGGAAAGTGGGAGGGCTGAGGAAGGACAAATACAGACATAAAGCCAGAAGAGTTAGGAAAGGAATTCAAAGCTCTACGTAGCTGGCCTGGAACTTGGAGAGACGGAACTAGATTTGGCCTAAGAGGATGAAGGAGAGGCTCAACAGCTGAGCCAGGATACCAAATCATCCCACTCAACTCTCCAGGGCACAGCTGTTCCTTCTCACCCATCTGGTGGAGGACGACAGGCAGAACTTAGTACAGATCAACCCGGAAGTCCTGTTCCAGCAAGGAGATACCACGAGGGACTTCCTCCAGCTCCAAGAACCCTCTCCTGGCCCCATCTTGGtcctctgaggtgccacctcctTTTCCAGCCAGTCTGGCTGGACCACAGAGGGGAGTACTGGCTCCTCTCCAGACTTCTCAAACACAGGCTCAAAGAGCCCGAGATCTTCCCCACACAGAGGCCGAGGCAGCCCCAGCCTCGGGGGTGAGAGCGGAAAAGGCCTGGCCCTCTGGAAGAAGGGGAAGGCTCAGGGGAGGGATGAACAGAGCTCCACCGTGAGGGAGGATGGAAATGCGGACCATGGGCCGGCCACGCTTCAAACCCAGCGGCTACCTGGAGTGGACACCACGGCCAGAGCTTCAGAGTCTGCTGACTAGCGCTACTTCCAGCCCTCTCACCTCCGCCATCTCCACTGCCACTGGGAGAAATGGGAGGTCAGGCCAGCCCGGGGGGCTCTGGGCTCGGAGGCAGCGGCCCTGCCCTCTCTCTGCAGCTGCCTGTGAATCTGCTGGCGGATCAGCTCCTGCATGTCTTCCTGGGGAAGAGACGGAGGTTGGGGGAGGCCGGGGctgggaggggagcagagagcccCACCAGAAATCCTCGCCCTGGGGGAAGCCAGGGCCTGCCCTACCTTCCAGGCCTCGATCTCCTCCATCAGCTTCAGCTTCTCTGCCACCACCTCCAGCAACTGCTTCTCCGAGGCTTGGAGTTTGGCCCTGCAGATGCCCAGCTCGGCTTCTACTGCCAGCTtcctgggtggggggaggagaagggcgGGCCTCAGCCCCATCCTCGGCCCTAGAGCCCTTCTCCCGGCTGGGGCTGGGGGGATgcagggagcagctctgcctggggGCCTCTGTGGGCAGCCCCCACCCGGCCCAGAGAGCAGCCTCCCCGGAGGCCCCGCCGAGCCTTTGGCTTGCAGATCTGCAGAAACCAAAGCTCAGAGGGGGGATCATTTACCCACAATCCAACTACTGCTCCTAAGCAGGTTTCCAGCTGGGCTGGATGAGGAAAACCTAGAGACAAGCCTCAAAGCCCCCAAACACTGCATTTTCATGTGAATGGGACGAACTAGAGGGTGTACACGTACACGCACACACACGTCTtaacatatatattacatgttaTGTAgccttaatttttatatataatttacatataaacaaataacatTGATATTCAACTTATAAATAAATGTGTTACATAGTCAGtcttatgtataaatatatcacCTATATAGCCTTAATTTACATACAGTACATATTTGATACATTcctaatttatatgtataaacatatgaTGTGTTTATACATAATcaacatacataaatatgtattgtTATATCtaaatatagtgtatatatacatattaaatattgatatgattttaacataatatttatatacagTCTTAACTCATATAAATAcacattacatattaatatagtcttatatataaatacattacaAATTTTAATAgtctttatttataaatatattacatatttagaTGTAgtcttaatttatatgtataaacatatagttttatatttataatagttttaactatattacatatttatacaaTCTTAACTtacatattaaaatgttatagttTTAACACATATTacctatttatataatattaattataaatatatattacatacttATATAGTCTTAATGTATATATTACAGATTTTAGTCTTAacctatatataaatacatattacatatttatagtattagcttatatatcaatataaatatttatgtatatcatCTTaacttacatataaatatattacctATTTATATATTCTTAATTATATAAATAGTCTTTGTATAATTTtggcatatataatttatatatatataaatgtatattatatataatataatatatttatatatttagcataatataaatacatattcataCTTATATAATCttaatttacatataaatacattttacatGTTTATATTctcttaacatatatatatatatatatatatttatttatttttttaaacccttaccttccatcttgaagtcaatactgtgcattgactccaaggcagaagagtggtaagggctaggcaatgggggtcaagtgacttgcccagggtcacacttctgggaagtgtctgaggccagatttgaacccaggacttcccgtctttaggcctgactctccatccactgagccacctagctgccccctcttaacatatatattatgtttGTATAATTTTAACATCTATAAATATATGACATTTCTATGATCTTAACTTACCTATAAATACATGTTACATGTTTGTATCCTCTTCACTTACCCATAAATGCACATTGCCCATTTATACATAGTTCTAACTtctctacattctttttttttaaaccctcaccttccgtcttggaatcaatactgtatattggttccaaggcagaagagaggtcagggctaggcaatggggtcaagtgacttgcccagggtcacacagctgggaagtgtttgaggtcacatttgaacccaggacctcccgtctctaggcctggctctccctccactgaaccacccagctgcatACTGATAAGTCTTCACTTGTCTCTCCCCAATTTCGCGGGAGCGTCTTCCTAGGCTGGGTCATTAAGCTAATGAATTCCTACAAAGTCTAAGTGGATCTTTTGGGGGACCGCCAGTGTGGGGGAAAGGCAGGGATCGCCCCTGGAACAAGAGCTTGGGAACTGTGGGAGAAGGCGTCGGGGAAGGGTCTCCTCAGAGGGACCCTCGGCGAAGCTCtgggccccctccccctcccctctccgcAGCCCCCCGAggctcccttcccccccctccctcgCGCCCCTTACTTGGCAATGGCATCGTCCCGCTCCCGGGTGACCTGCTCCAGTGGGGTCTTGGGCCCGGCCTCCCCCAGGGCTCTGGCCACCAGCGGCTGTGGGCTCAGCTGCAGGGGATGAATGGGAGGTGGGTTAGGCCTGGAGAGTCgcggaggagggggagggggaaggtgggGGCGCCCCTCACCTGGCTCCGCCCTGGGGTCTTGCTGTCCTCTGGGGCTCCTGTGGGGTCCACCAGCCTGGTGGCTGCCTCTGGGGCTCCCGGAATGTCGCCGGCTGGTTTCTAGGAGAGCCGGGGGTGTAGTCCGCCGGCCCCGGTCCCTCCCACTCCAAGCCTCTTCCTGGAGTTTCCCGGCGGGGAAGGAAGGGGGCGCTTCCTCGAGCCGTCCGGCAGGCCCCCTCCCCAGAGGCTGAGGCCCGGGAGCCCCGCCCCGCCGAGAAGGCACTTACTTACTCTTCCAAGAGTCAAAGCCAACTTACCAGCGCCGAAGGTTCCGGCTGTCAGGGTGGGACAGGGAAATGCTTGGTCCTTGGACCCTAGCTTCCTGGTGGAGTCACGGGGCCCCACCTCTGCCCTCTCCCCAGTCCTACTCCTCCCGGTCCGGGCCGGCCCCGGGGCTGGCCTCCACCTGCGGGAGACTGGAATTCCATTCCTTTCTGATCGCTCCTCCCCAGCCTTTATATGCGCATTGAGCCCATTCATCCCGCTCGGGGCTAAACGTTGTAATGGGAGACCCCTGAAAACCGGCGGGTGCCGTCCCAAGCAAATGACTTTCTAATAGTGGAATTTCAGGTTGGGTGTAGGCAAGGGCTCCAACACTCGAATTGTGCTCCTCCTGTCACCGACCAAACGCCTGCTAGGGAATGTATCCATCTCTGACCCAAGGAACTGTGCCTCCCCCAAACTTTGGttatttcctcccccccctccccctaaaAAAGCCTGCCCTGGCTCAGAGAGTCAAGGACTGGCTCATCCATCAGAGGGTCTCCGTTTCCTTGACTTCATCATAAAGGGGCtgggtgactttttttttaaccctttctttctgtcttagaaaacaGAATCGCCGGCCGGGGTTTCTGTTTTCtaatggggttaagagacttgcccagggtcactcagctagtccGAGGTCAGGTTTGATCTCCGGAAGATGAGATTTCCTGAcgccaggcctggcactctacccactgcaccaccttggTGGGCGAGGGCTACATGGTGTGTAGTAGATAGCCAGAATTATAGCCTTGGTTCCCTTTCAGAGAGTAAAGCCTCAGTAGTGCTGTAGGCTGGGAGCCAGGACAGAGGACAGcgcccttctcttcttttccacaAAGGGGGACATTTTAGTCTCTCAGAAATGAGGTGGGCCAGATGCCAGACCAGAGAATTTGTGCCAGATGGCCACATCccatagagcagtgatggtgaaccttttagaggggcaggtgatgtgagaaatgtcctcaggtgcatggagatggggagggaagcagccggGCTCCAcattcctctggctttctagtaatggacCCTGGCAAACTATACTGGGGTGATGGcgggcatgcccacagagagggctctcgGTGCCCtctctggcatatgtgccataggtttgccgcCATGGCCATATAGCCTACTTGTATATAGGACTTAATCATTTATGCAGtgatgaaaggaaaagagggggagCTTGGGAGTCTGTGCCCTGTATGTCCAGCAGGTCAGGTCCCTCCCTGTTGGCTCTTTGCCCCAAAAGACAGAACctctcccacaattcctttcccCCAAGTGATTAAGAGCAGAGGTTTGAGCCAAGGAGCTACTTGTGGAAATGCTAGTggatgggcattgtacccccaaaccctaagcagggaaattcctttgctcccttctatccttgtgactcctaatccaaaacatctgaccctgagaggattctcctccttggatcatcctttagacttgagatggacagagagataagCCTCCATATCATCAAGTTGTATCTCAGAtatccatctgtcctccaaacTAGGAGGGCCACCCCATGCCTTCAGGCCAACCTCCCCCACCCTTGCTTCAGTgcttaccactctagagtcacatctTCACTGTTGGagagtataaaaaccccagaattgatgtcctctGGGGAGCAgcctccatccatgctgtccccccAGGAGGCAGCCTTCCACCTATGTTGCCCTCCTCGCCAGATTCAACATTGCCTTCCAAATGAATACATTTCTCTATTTCCAAGCCAAGTTTCAGAGTCTCACATCCTTGTAAGGGGTgcccttcctgaaccccaggggctCACCTCAAGCTCCCCACAACACGAGCACAAGAGCGATGCCCAGGCagctggcctgagatacttcaaGGTCTAGCCCGGATGGCCCAATGGCTACTTCAGTAGCTGCCAAGGAAAGTCACCGAGCTGGCAAGCAATAAGCCACTCTTGCCAAAGGcacaaggaacagcaagaaaccttccttccttccccagatTTTCCAGGAACCCCTCTGAGGCTGACCAGTGCCCGTGCAGATGAGATTCCACCCACGGGCAGTGTTGGGGCAGCTGCAGAATGAGGGAAGCCCAGATGTGCTCAATCTGCAGAACAGAACCACCTGCTGTCAGAattcccatctctcccttccaACCCTAGTCAGGCTCTGCTTCCCCCTAACAGGGAACAAAGCTGCTCTTCCTGGGACCTGAATGACCCCGGAGGACTAAGGCTCCAGTTGTGCCTCTCTGGGCAGATTCCTGTTGGTCTCTGGCCACCCCATGAGGCTTCCTGGTCACCTGAGGTCACACAAAGGTGTGATTTCAGGCCAGAAAGAGTCCCGCCCATGTGCTGACACATGGAAGATGCCTCCATCTTGCCCAGCTGACCAGATGTTCTTCCAATAGGGAGATAAGAAGGACCCCCTCTAGGCTAAGTGCTGGGATAGCCTTTCTATGTTACAGACAAGTTAACCTCCTTTTCTCCATTGAACCTAAACGATTCCTAACAAATATGTCATGCAGTTCaggttttttaaaccctcgccttccatctttgagtcaatactgtgttttggttctaaggcagaagagtggtaagggctgggcaatggggggcaagtgacttgcccagggtcacacagctggtaagtgtcagaggtcacatttgaacccaggacctcccatctctaggcctggctctgtatccactgggctaccttgCTGCCTACAACTTGGGGCTattctttgtgaaccttaaaaatttcccagaccctacttcataagattggattaagaccattccccatttgggcagagaactctacttcacctacttaagtctgcccgaggagaagataaagttgtaaactcttttctgaacaatgaaaagtacttaaacccatacttataataaggcaaaatgttcttaagataagtacctataaaggtcaggcaacttgtgaatttacaaggaacaaagagctgagaagcttactcagagctttcctggtgtgaattactcaaaaatttacaccttcttaggtgtggactaagaatgggcggtcctttagaaacatctacagtgattggtagatggaagaacttaggggaggtgacataggggaaaattccctatataaggaaaagacaacagtctctttttt
It includes:
- the HELZ-AS1 gene encoding translation initiation factor IF-2 isoform X4, which translates into the protein MNGLNAHIKAGEERSERNGIPVSRRWRPAPGPARTGRSRTGERAEVGPRDSTRKLGSKDQAFPCPTLTAGTFGAETSRRHSGSPRGSHQAGGPHRSPRGQQDPRAEPAEPTAAGGQSPGGGRAQDPTGAGHPGAGRCHCQEAGSRSRAGHLQGQTPSLGEAVAGGGGREAEADGGDRGLEGLHSLLPTPLKTQSPNPFLTP
- the HELZ-AS1 gene encoding translation initiation factor IF-2 isoform X2: MNGLNAHIKAGEERSERNGIPVSRRWRPAPGPARTGRSRTGERAEVGPRDSTRKLGSKDQAFPCPTLTAGTFGAETSRRHSGSPRGSHQAGGPHRSPRGQQDPRAEPAEPTAAGGQSPGGGRAQDPTGAGHPGAGRCHCQEAGSRSRAGHLQGQTPSLGEAVAGGGGREAEADGGDRGLEGRHAGADPPADSQAAAERGQGRCLRAQSPPGWPDLPFLPVAVEMAEDYILCFQLH
- the HELZ-AS1 gene encoding translation initiation factor IF-2 isoform X3 codes for the protein MNGLNAHIKAGEERSERNGIPVSRRWRPAPGPARTGRSRTGERAEVGPRDSTRKLGSKDQAFPCPTLTAGTFGAAEPTAAGGQSPGGGRAQDPTGAGHPGAGRCHCQEAGSRSRAGHLQGQTPSLGEAVAGGGGREAEADGGDRGLEGRHAGADPPADSQAAAERGQGRCLRAQSPPGWPDLPFLPVAVEMAEVRGLEVALVSRL
- the HELZ-AS1 gene encoding translation initiation factor IF-2 isoform X1, translating into MNGLNAHIKAGEERSERNGIPVSRRWRPAPGPARTGRSRTGERAEVGPRDSTRKLGSKDQAFPCPTLTAGTFGAETSRRHSGSPRGSHQAGGPHRSPRGQQDPRAEPAEPTAAGGQSPGGGRAQDPTGAGHPGAGRCHCQEAGSRSRAGHLQGQTPSLGEAVAGGGGREAEADGGDRGLEGRHAGADPPADSQAAAERGQGRCLRAQSPPGWPDLPFLPVAVEMAEVRGLEVALVSRL